In one window of Acidovorax sp. HDW3 DNA:
- a CDS encoding phage holin family protein has product MRINDWLALLGLERLRARWQAALVEGTIALDDRATLARLEWVDYKRHLLQALLWTLAVGGLLVVALLLLSLALLAQFWDSPQRLTVAWGLAALWLLAWGGALVALLAALRRLGQGFALTRHELQQDWQNLKEPL; this is encoded by the coding sequence ATGCGCATCAACGACTGGCTGGCGCTGCTCGGGCTCGAACGCCTGCGCGCACGCTGGCAGGCAGCGCTGGTCGAGGGCACCATCGCCCTGGACGACCGCGCCACGCTGGCGCGCCTGGAGTGGGTGGACTATAAGCGCCACCTGCTGCAGGCGCTGCTGTGGACGCTGGCGGTGGGCGGTCTGTTGGTGGTGGCGCTGCTGCTGCTGTCGCTGGCGCTGCTGGCGCAGTTTTGGGATTCGCCGCAGCGCCTGACCGTGGCCTGGGGCCTGGCGGCCTTGTGGCTACTGGCCTGGGGCGGGGCGCTGGTGGCCCTGCTGGCGGCGCTGCGCCGCTTGGGCCAGGGTTTTGCTCTGACTCGGCATGAGCTGCAGCAAGACTGGCAGAACCTGAAGGAGCCGCTGTGA
- a CDS encoding PilZ domain-containing protein: MPHERRHFVRVQFDSPAQLTSAQGTLDVQVLDLSLKGALLHAPSATPPTAGTPCQLTIQLTDRDHIAMSMQVVYAEGHSIGLRCRNIDLDSVTHLRRLIELQLGDPSLLERDLAELTAG, translated from the coding sequence ATGCCGCATGAGCGCCGCCACTTTGTTCGCGTCCAATTTGACAGCCCCGCCCAACTGACGAGTGCCCAAGGCACACTCGACGTGCAGGTGCTCGACCTATCGCTCAAAGGCGCCTTGCTGCACGCCCCCAGTGCCACGCCCCCTACAGCGGGTACTCCATGCCAATTAACCATCCAGCTGACCGACCGCGATCACATTGCGATGTCGATGCAGGTGGTATACGCCGAGGGCCACAGCATTGGCCTTCGTTGCCGCAATATTGACCTCGACAGCGTCACCCATCTGCGCCGCCTGATTGAGCTGCAATTGGGCGATCCGTCGTTGCTGGAGCGCGATTTGGCGGAGTTGACCGCCGGCTAG
- a CDS encoding HPP family protein — protein MPSTVPAAPSPLRRWLRNFWPASLGINRREHLRMACGAFLGVALAALLGRWWALVLGVDGPWMVASFGASAVLVFGLPASPLAQPWPVLAGSTLSALVGALCATLVPDPVWGGALAVGLALALMVQLRCLHPPGGAMALLVVLNHGGGVHLAVFPVLVNVLVLLAVAVVYNTLTGRSYPHPQRAKAAVGGFSTADMDAALAHYNQVLDISRSDLEGLLHQVGRAAFQRTLGELRCSDIMSSPPFAVEQGVALQDAWALLRREQIKALPVVDGERQVVGIVTVADFMRLVNLDVREGLGQRLRTLVMGRGKNPTQVNGIMSAPVQVAQASQHVMDLVPLFSHGGHHHIPIVDPEQRLVGIITQTDLVRALARAIQAAQ, from the coding sequence ATGCCTTCTACTGTTCCTGCCGCCCCTTCGCCTTTGCGCCGCTGGTTGCGTAATTTTTGGCCCGCTTCCTTGGGGATCAACCGGCGTGAGCATCTGCGCATGGCTTGCGGCGCATTCTTGGGCGTGGCCCTGGCGGCACTGTTAGGGCGTTGGTGGGCGTTGGTGCTGGGAGTCGATGGCCCTTGGATGGTGGCCTCGTTCGGCGCCAGCGCGGTGCTGGTGTTTGGCTTGCCCGCCAGTCCCCTGGCGCAGCCCTGGCCGGTGCTGGCGGGAAGCACTTTGTCGGCCTTGGTGGGAGCGCTGTGTGCCACGCTGGTGCCTGATCCGGTTTGGGGTGGTGCCCTGGCGGTGGGTTTGGCGCTGGCATTGATGGTGCAGCTGCGCTGCCTGCATCCGCCCGGTGGTGCCATGGCGCTGCTGGTGGTGCTCAACCACGGCGGCGGCGTGCACCTGGCGGTGTTCCCGGTGCTGGTCAACGTGCTCGTGCTGCTGGCGGTGGCCGTCGTCTACAACACCTTGACCGGGCGCAGCTACCCCCACCCGCAGCGCGCCAAGGCCGCCGTCGGTGGCTTTAGCACGGCGGATATGGATGCGGCGCTGGCACACTACAACCAGGTGCTCGACATCAGCCGCTCCGACCTCGAAGGGCTGCTGCACCAGGTCGGGCGGGCGGCTTTCCAGCGTACCCTGGGCGAGCTGCGCTGCAGCGATATTATGTCCAGCCCGCCCTTTGCCGTGGAGCAGGGCGTGGCGCTGCAAGACGCCTGGGCGCTGCTGCGGCGTGAGCAGATCAAGGCGCTGCCAGTGGTCGATGGCGAGCGGCAGGTGGTGGGCATCGTCACGGTGGCCGACTTCATGCGCCTGGTGAACCTGGACGTGCGCGAGGGCCTGGGCCAGCGCCTGCGCACCCTGGTGATGGGGCGCGGCAAAAATCCAACGCAGGTTAACGGCATCATGAGCGCACCCGTGCAAGTGGCGCAGGCCAGTCAGCACGTGATGGACCTGGTGCCGCTGTTCTCGCACGGTGGCCACCACCACATTCCCATCGTTGATCCGGAGCAGCGCCTGGTGGGCATCATCACCCAGACCGACTTGGTGCGCGCGCTGGCAAGGGCGATTCAGGCGGCGCAGTAA
- a CDS encoding sulfite exporter TauE/SafE family protein, with product MPEITFIVAGFAVGLIVGLTGVGGGSLMTPVLIFFFGVKPHLAIGTDLLFAAFTKLGGTVSLARQRLVPWRVVGLLCAGSIPAAFAGLWLLRHLGPDSASAQRLMTSTLGAALLLTAAATFYKVLVFSPQRQAQAAAARAAHAAQADHPRHWSLPVLLGAVIGLLVTFTSVGAGAIGVTVLLLVFPHLPLPRIVAADIAYAVPLTLVAGLGHASLGSVDWPLLAQLLAGSLPGIWLGSRLVSRTPERLIRSILSVLLAWAGAKLVLV from the coding sequence ATGCCTGAAATCACCTTCATCGTTGCGGGGTTTGCGGTCGGTCTCATCGTCGGTTTGACGGGGGTGGGAGGCGGCTCGCTGATGACGCCGGTGTTGATTTTTTTCTTCGGCGTCAAACCCCATCTGGCCATTGGCACCGACTTGCTGTTTGCCGCCTTCACCAAGCTGGGCGGCACCGTCAGCCTGGCGCGCCAGCGCCTGGTGCCCTGGCGCGTGGTCGGCCTGCTGTGCGCGGGCAGCATTCCTGCAGCGTTCGCTGGGCTGTGGCTGCTGCGCCACCTGGGGCCAGACAGCGCCAGCGCCCAGCGCCTGATGACCAGCACCCTGGGCGCCGCCTTGCTGCTCACCGCCGCCGCCACGTTCTACAAAGTGCTGGTGTTCTCGCCCCAGCGCCAGGCGCAGGCTGCAGCGGCCCGCGCCGCCCACGCCGCACAGGCCGATCACCCGCGCCACTGGAGCCTGCCGGTGCTGCTGGGCGCCGTCATTGGTTTGTTGGTGACGTTCACCTCAGTGGGCGCGGGCGCGATCGGCGTCACCGTGCTGCTGCTGGTGTTCCCGCACCTGCCGCTGCCGCGCATCGTGGCCGCCGACATTGCCTACGCCGTGCCGCTGACGCTGGTAGCCGGCCTGGGCCATGCGTCGCTGGGCTCGGTCGATTGGCCGCTGCTGGCGCAGCTGCTCGCTGGCTCGCTGCCGGGCATCTGGCTGGGCTCGCGCCTGGTCAGCCGCACGCCCGAGCGGCTGATTCGCTCCATTCTTTCCGTGCTGCTCGCCTGGGCGGGCGCAAAACTTGTTCTCGTTTGA
- a CDS encoding EAL domain-containing protein, with protein sequence MWIHPSHQPQARRLLLSVALLLLLALLTSFWHMPASTRGLAAYLPLHSALETLDITLAALIFGLVWSLRREALPRNVLLLGAGFLGVALLDFSHMLSYSGMPDYVTPSGIDKAIAFWLAARLLGALALLAAALPWGRERTRLPHWALLVLVLAAVAAVHALVLLRPQWLPPFFEPGQGLTAFKLGFEYILIALNLLTAALLLPHLRQPRQFHTSGLFAAACTMALGEFFFTLYANITDIYNLLGHLYKGLAYFFLYNALFTETVRRPYALLHHSESQLQATLSALPDLLFELDGQGRYLQVHTQQHQALSAPGPQLLGRSVHEAMPAEPAATVLAAIAEARTHGVSHGKTIALTVQNGSHSWFELSVARQNGAPGEEESFLVLSRDVTAREQTEHELHKLWHAVEQSPVTIVITDLQARIQYVNQAFTRSSGYSAAEAQGQNPRLLQSGKTPAATYRAMWHQLSQGKPWQGEIINRRKDGAEYTEQVHISPVRDAQGQVTHFLAHKEDITERKQAAERIQKLTQHDPLTGLPNRRLLGTEFTHLSQQTKPVAVLWLNIDHFKDVNDALGHHMGDLLLLEMTRRLRDHVKGQDLISRHAGDSFIVLLPATGEHGAATLAQRLLGLLARPLSLGGEDISVTVSIGIALFPSDGQEFESLLQRAETTMYRAKQEGRNRYQFATASMQAQATRALALGHALKGALAREEFALVYQPQLDLQSGQIHSAEVLLRWHSSSMGAVSPAEFIPLAEASGLIVPMGAWVLHSALRQLRAWLDAGLQPLTLAVNLSGVQFNQPELPAQVAQWLHASGVPPDCLELELTEAVALKNPQQAIEQMQALSQLGVRLAIDDFGTGYSSLSRLKRLAIDKLKIDQSFVQDLVTDPDDQAIATAIIQLARSLGLRTIAEGVETAEQLAWLRHRGCDAIQGYHLSRPLPAAEFEAFVRAHRASQGL encoded by the coding sequence ATGTGGATCCACCCCAGCCACCAACCCCAGGCACGCCGCCTGCTCCTGAGCGTGGCCCTGCTGCTGCTCCTGGCGCTGCTGACCAGCTTCTGGCACATGCCGGCCAGCACACGGGGCCTGGCCGCCTACCTGCCGCTGCACAGCGCCCTGGAAACGCTCGACATCACGCTGGCGGCGCTGATCTTTGGCCTGGTCTGGAGCCTGCGCCGCGAAGCCCTGCCGCGCAACGTGCTGCTGTTGGGTGCAGGCTTTCTGGGCGTGGCACTGCTCGATTTTTCGCACATGCTGTCGTACAGCGGGATGCCGGACTACGTTACCCCCAGCGGCATCGACAAGGCCATCGCCTTCTGGCTCGCAGCCCGCCTTCTGGGCGCCCTGGCCCTGCTCGCTGCCGCCCTGCCCTGGGGGCGCGAGCGCACCCGGCTGCCGCACTGGGCACTGCTGGTCTTGGTGCTCGCCGCAGTCGCTGCCGTGCACGCGCTGGTGCTGCTGCGTCCGCAGTGGCTGCCACCATTTTTTGAGCCCGGCCAAGGGCTGACGGCGTTCAAACTTGGTTTTGAGTACATCCTCATCGCTCTGAACCTGCTCACCGCCGCCCTGCTGCTGCCCCACCTGCGCCAGCCACGGCAGTTTCATACCAGTGGGCTGTTCGCCGCCGCCTGCACCATGGCGCTGGGGGAGTTTTTTTTCACGCTCTACGCCAACATCACCGACATCTACAACCTGCTCGGTCACCTGTACAAAGGGTTGGCGTATTTTTTCCTCTACAACGCCCTGTTTACCGAAACCGTACGCCGCCCCTACGCCCTGTTGCACCACTCCGAAAGCCAATTGCAAGCCACGCTCAGCGCTCTACCGGATTTGCTGTTTGAGCTCGATGGCCAGGGGCGTTATCTGCAGGTGCACACCCAGCAGCACCAGGCCCTGAGCGCCCCCGGCCCCCAGCTGCTCGGACGCAGCGTGCACGAGGCCATGCCGGCCGAGCCCGCAGCCACCGTGCTCGCAGCCATTGCCGAGGCACGCACGCACGGCGTCTCGCACGGCAAGACGATCGCCCTGACGGTACAAAACGGCAGCCACAGCTGGTTTGAGCTATCCGTCGCTCGCCAAAATGGGGCGCCGGGGGAGGAGGAATCCTTCCTGGTGCTCTCGCGCGACGTCACCGCGCGCGAGCAAACCGAGCACGAACTGCACAAGCTCTGGCACGCCGTCGAGCAAAGCCCGGTGACCATCGTCATCACCGATCTGCAAGCCCGCATCCAATACGTCAACCAGGCTTTTACCCGCAGCAGCGGCTACAGCGCCGCCGAGGCCCAGGGGCAAAACCCGCGCCTGCTGCAGTCGGGCAAAACGCCCGCAGCCACCTACCGCGCCATGTGGCACCAGCTCAGCCAGGGCAAGCCCTGGCAGGGCGAGATCATCAACCGCCGCAAGGATGGCGCCGAATACACCGAGCAGGTGCACATCTCCCCGGTGCGCGATGCGCAGGGCCAGGTGACGCATTTTCTGGCGCACAAGGAAGACATCACCGAGCGCAAGCAAGCCGCCGAACGCATCCAGAAACTCACGCAGCACGACCCGCTCACCGGCCTGCCCAACCGCAGGCTGCTGGGCACGGAGTTCACCCACCTGAGCCAACAAACCAAGCCGGTGGCCGTACTGTGGCTGAACATCGACCACTTCAAGGACGTGAACGATGCCCTGGGCCACCACATGGGCGACTTGCTGCTGCTGGAGATGACACGCCGCCTGCGCGACCACGTCAAAGGCCAGGATTTGATCTCACGCCATGCCGGTGACAGCTTCATTGTCCTGCTACCCGCCACGGGGGAACACGGCGCAGCCACCCTGGCGCAGCGCCTGCTGGGCCTGCTGGCACGGCCGCTGTCGCTGGGCGGGGAAGATATTTCCGTCACCGTCTCCATCGGCATTGCCTTGTTCCCAAGCGATGGGCAAGAATTCGAATCCTTGCTGCAGCGTGCCGAAACCACCATGTACCGCGCCAAGCAGGAAGGGCGCAACCGCTACCAATTTGCCACCGCCAGTATGCAGGCCCAGGCCACGCGCGCCCTGGCGCTGGGCCACGCCCTCAAGGGGGCGCTGGCCCGGGAGGAATTTGCCCTCGTGTACCAGCCGCAGCTCGATTTGCAAAGCGGCCAGATCCACAGCGCCGAAGTGCTGCTGCGCTGGCACAGCAGCAGCATGGGCGCTGTCTCGCCCGCAGAATTCATCCCCCTGGCAGAAGCGAGCGGCCTGATCGTGCCCATGGGCGCATGGGTACTGCACAGCGCCCTGCGCCAGCTGCGCGCCTGGCTCGACGCCGGCTTGCAGCCACTGACCCTGGCCGTGAACCTCTCGGGCGTACAGTTCAACCAGCCCGAATTACCCGCCCAGGTGGCGCAATGGTTGCACGCCAGCGGCGTCCCGCCCGACTGCCTGGAACTGGAACTGACCGAGGCCGTGGCGCTGAAAAACCCACAACAGGCCATAGAGCAAATGCAAGCGCTGAGCCAGCTCGGCGTGCGCCTGGCGATCGACGATTTTGGTACCGGCTATTCCTCGCTCAGCCGCCTCAAGCGCCTGGCCATCGACAAGCTCAAGATCGACCAATCCTTCGTGCAAGACCTGGTGACCGACCCTGACGACCAGGCCATCGCCACCGCCATCATCCAGCTGGCCCGCAGCCTCGGCCTGCGCACCATCGCCGAAGGCGTGGAAACCGCCGAGCAGCTCGCCTGGCTGCGCCACCGAGGCTGCGACGCCATCCAGGGCTACCACCTCAGCCGGCCACTACCGGCCGCAGAATTCGAGGCCTTTGTACGCGCCCACAGGGCATCCCAGGGGCTGTGA
- the mnmC gene encoding FAD-dependent 5-carboxymethylaminomethyl-2-thiouridine(34) oxidoreductase MnmC, with translation MTFSTLLHGCGLPTAWAQQAQWRILDTDFGLGQNFLATWAAWQADPARPRLLHFVACLAQPLAGAELLRAAPPAWRALAHTLAAQCWGLLPGVHRLGFDGGRVLLTLYVGDAHSLLRQQQPEFDSICLGPLPTAEADTLHLLKTLARCCRRGTLLAHAGAGAPLAAALAQCGFTVQPQPTGLQARFDPSWTLRHAGDKPAPLSPSHCVVVGSGLAGSAAAASLARRGWRVTVLDQGLAPAAGASGLPAGLFALHSSPDDAPLSRLTRAGLRLVRETAQALLTEGQDWAPSGVLEHCVDSKLSLPSAWQQEDHPGADWLQPASDGQRAAAGLPPNAVAQWHSQGGWVRPARLIAALLAQPGIRWQGGSTVARIERAPDTAGAAPQWRLYDSAGQLLAQAPLVVLATGAGSIALCQERLQAGSLRPLRGQVSWGPVADCPTPLPPFPVNGHGNLVPQAPTEEGAPIWVLGSTFERGQTQLPKSAEEEAAGQAYNQQRLQGLLPALAQAMAPLFAQPGAIQAWSGVRCAAPDRRPAVGPIDPALPGLCLSTAFGARGLTNALLCGEILAAQLHAEPLPLEAKVAQSLQAERLRI, from the coding sequence ATGACTTTCTCAACGCTGTTGCACGGCTGCGGCCTGCCCACCGCCTGGGCTCAACAGGCGCAGTGGCGCATCCTGGATACCGATTTCGGCCTGGGCCAGAACTTTCTCGCCACCTGGGCTGCCTGGCAGGCCGATCCTGCACGCCCGCGCCTGCTGCACTTCGTTGCCTGCCTGGCCCAGCCCTTGGCGGGCGCCGAGCTATTGCGCGCCGCCCCACCCGCCTGGCGCGCGCTGGCGCACACACTGGCCGCGCAATGCTGGGGGCTGCTGCCCGGCGTGCACCGCCTGGGCTTTGACGGCGGGCGCGTGCTGCTGACGCTGTACGTTGGCGACGCGCACAGCCTGCTGCGCCAGCAACAACCCGAATTTGACAGCATCTGCCTCGGCCCCCTGCCCACCGCCGAGGCCGACACCCTGCATCTGCTCAAGACCCTCGCCCGCTGTTGCCGGCGCGGCACCCTGTTGGCCCACGCTGGTGCCGGCGCGCCCCTGGCGGCAGCACTGGCGCAATGCGGCTTTACCGTGCAGCCCCAACCCACCGGATTGCAGGCACGCTTTGATCCCAGCTGGACACTGCGCCACGCGGGCGACAAGCCGGCCCCCCTCTCTCCCAGCCACTGCGTGGTCGTGGGCAGCGGCCTGGCTGGCAGCGCCGCCGCCGCCAGCCTGGCGCGCCGGGGCTGGCGGGTGACGGTGCTCGACCAGGGCCTGGCGCCCGCCGCCGGCGCCTCGGGCCTGCCAGCGGGCCTGTTCGCCCTGCACAGCTCACCCGACGACGCCCCGCTCTCGCGCCTGACCCGTGCCGGCCTGCGCCTGGTGCGCGAAACGGCCCAGGCCCTGCTGACCGAGGGCCAGGACTGGGCGCCCAGCGGCGTGCTGGAACACTGCGTGGACAGCAAACTCAGCCTGCCCAGCGCCTGGCAGCAAGAAGACCACCCCGGCGCCGACTGGCTACAACCGGCCAGCGATGGCCAGCGGGCCGCCGCCGGCCTGCCACCGAACGCCGTAGCCCAATGGCACAGCCAGGGCGGCTGGGTGCGCCCGGCACGCCTGATTGCCGCCCTGCTGGCGCAACCGGGCATCCGCTGGCAAGGCGGCAGCACCGTGGCCCGTATCGAACGCGCCCCCGACACCGCTGGCGCCGCGCCGCAGTGGCGCCTGTACGACAGCGCCGGCCAGCTCCTGGCCCAGGCGCCGCTGGTGGTACTGGCCACCGGCGCCGGCAGCATCGCCCTGTGCCAAGAACGGTTGCAGGCCGGCAGCCTGCGCCCGCTGCGCGGCCAGGTCAGCTGGGGCCCAGTGGCAGACTGCCCCACGCCGCTGCCACCCTTCCCCGTCAACGGCCACGGCAACCTGGTGCCGCAGGCGCCCACCGAGGAAGGGGCCCCCATCTGGGTACTGGGCTCCACCTTTGAGCGCGGCCAAACCCAGCTGCCCAAGAGTGCCGAGGAAGAGGCCGCCGGCCAAGCCTACAACCAGCAGCGCCTGCAGGGCCTGCTGCCCGCGCTGGCCCAGGCCATGGCGCCACTGTTTGCACAGCCCGGCGCCATACAAGCCTGGTCAGGCGTGCGCTGCGCTGCGCCCGACCGGCGCCCCGCCGTCGGCCCCATCGACCCAGCCCTGCCGGGGCTGTGCCTGAGCACCGCCTTTGGCGCGCGCGGTCTGACCAACGCCTTGCTCTGCGGCGAAATCCTGGCCGCGCAACTGCACGCCGAGCCCCTGCCGCTCGAAGCCAAGGTGGCGCAATCGCTGCAGGCAGAGCGTCTTCGCATATAA
- the infA gene encoding translation initiation factor IF-1: MAKEELIEMQGSVTEVLPDSRFRVTLDNGHQLIAYTGGKMRKHHIRILAGDKVSLEMSPYDLTKGRITFRHLPGRGPAPSAAR, translated from the coding sequence ATGGCAAAAGAAGAACTGATCGAAATGCAGGGCAGCGTGACCGAAGTGCTGCCCGATTCGCGCTTTCGCGTCACCCTGGACAACGGTCACCAGCTGATCGCCTACACCGGCGGCAAGATGCGCAAGCACCACATCCGTATCCTGGCCGGCGACAAGGTGTCGCTGGAAATGTCGCCCTACGACCTGACCAAGGGTCGCATCACCTTCCGCCACCTGCCAGGTCGTGGCCCGGCACCGAGCGCTGCACGCTGA
- a CDS encoding oxidative damage protection protein, which yields MARTVHCIKLGQDAPGLDFPPYPGELGKRIFDSVSKQAWGDWLKHQTMLVNENRLNLADARARQYLARQMENHFFGSGADAAAGYVPPTK from the coding sequence ATGGCACGCACGGTTCACTGCATCAAACTCGGCCAAGACGCCCCCGGCCTGGATTTCCCGCCCTACCCTGGCGAGCTCGGCAAGCGCATTTTTGACAGCGTGAGCAAACAAGCCTGGGGCGACTGGCTCAAGCACCAGACCATGCTGGTGAACGAAAACCGCCTCAACCTGGCCGACGCCCGCGCCCGCCAGTACCTGGCGCGCCAGATGGAAAACCATTTCTTCGGCAGCGGCGCCGACGCCGCCGCCGGCTACGTTCCCCCCACCAAATAA
- a CDS encoding universal stress protein — protein MFKHILVPVDGSATSDNAVDKAVGLAKTFGAQVTVLYVIDPYPFTGVGADFAYGQAQYLSAATAEANLALDEAKKIFEAAQVPVTTLVGEGHAVHDGIARVLESVDADLIVMGSHGRRGLEKLMLGSVTQRVLGVVHVPVLVVRD, from the coding sequence ATGTTCAAGCATATTTTGGTTCCTGTCGATGGTTCTGCAACCTCTGACAATGCTGTAGACAAAGCTGTTGGCTTGGCCAAAACATTTGGAGCCCAGGTGACGGTGTTGTACGTGATTGATCCCTACCCGTTTACTGGCGTTGGCGCTGATTTTGCTTACGGTCAGGCCCAGTACCTGAGTGCTGCCACCGCCGAGGCCAACCTGGCTCTGGATGAGGCGAAAAAAATTTTTGAAGCAGCCCAAGTGCCCGTCACCACCCTGGTGGGTGAAGGCCATGCTGTGCACGATGGCATTGCACGTGTGTTGGAGAGCGTGGACGCAGATCTGATCGTGATGGGCTCCCACGGCCGTCGCGGGCTGGAAAAGCTCATGCTCGGTAGCGTGACGCAACGCGTACTAGGTGTGGTGCATGTGCCGGTGCTGGTGGTGCGTGATTGA
- a CDS encoding DUF883 family protein, which yields MTASVSDTVSTSQGELEKLVSDLRGLLSSKDLDTIPEIKLLRQRIDDGMSNVRDSAVRAAQEAARQAKDAALAADRYAHDEPWRVAGAALAVGALVGFLLARR from the coding sequence ATGACTGCTTCCGTCTCCGACACCGTCTCCACCTCCCAGGGCGAACTCGAAAAACTGGTGAGCGACCTGCGTGGCCTGCTCTCGAGCAAGGATCTGGACACCATTCCTGAAATCAAGCTGCTGCGCCAGCGCATCGACGACGGCATGTCCAACGTGCGCGATTCGGCCGTGCGCGCCGCACAAGAGGCTGCACGCCAGGCCAAGGATGCCGCCCTGGCGGCCGACCGCTACGCCCATGACGAGCCCTGGCGCGTCGCTGGTGCCGCCCTGGCCGTGGGCGCGCTGGTGGGCTTTTTGCTGGCACGGCGCTAA
- the asd gene encoding archaetidylserine decarboxylase (Phosphatidylserine decarboxylase is synthesized as a single chain precursor. Generation of the pyruvoyl active site from a Ser is coupled to cleavage of a Gly-Ser bond between the larger (beta) and smaller (alpha chains). It is an integral membrane protein.), which translates to MSDRLAVLPQYLLPKQALTTLMGRLAGAQGGRWTTAIIRRFITRYGVDMSEAANPDPAAYASFNDFFTRALRPGARPLAAADWICPVDGAVSQLGAIAEDQIFQAKGHHYSTTALLGGDAALAAQFQNGHFATIYLSPRDYHRIHMPCSARLLRMVHVPGALFSVNPTTARGVPGLFARNERVVCSFETSAGPLVMVLVGATIVGSMATVWHGLVNPPRTGVLRSWDYGAQNITLQQGEEMGRFLLGSTVVLLFPQGGLQFNPDWAPTHPVRLGQAMARRS; encoded by the coding sequence TTGTCTGACCGCCTTGCCGTTTTGCCGCAATACCTCCTGCCCAAGCAGGCCCTGACCACCCTCATGGGGCGCCTGGCCGGCGCGCAAGGTGGGCGCTGGACGACGGCCATCATCCGCCGCTTCATCACCCGCTATGGCGTGGACATGAGCGAGGCCGCCAACCCAGACCCGGCCGCGTACGCCAGCTTCAACGATTTTTTCACCCGCGCCCTGCGCCCGGGTGCGCGCCCGCTGGCCGCCGCCGATTGGATTTGCCCCGTCGATGGAGCCGTCAGTCAGTTGGGTGCCATTGCCGAGGATCAGATTTTTCAGGCCAAGGGCCACCACTACAGCACCACGGCCCTGCTGGGCGGCGATGCGGCGCTGGCGGCGCAGTTCCAAAACGGGCACTTCGCCACCATCTACCTGAGCCCGCGCGACTACCACCGCATCCACATGCCCTGCAGCGCCCGCCTGCTGCGCATGGTGCACGTACCCGGGGCATTGTTCTCGGTCAACCCGACGACGGCGCGTGGCGTGCCCGGATTGTTCGCGCGCAACGAGCGCGTGGTGTGCAGCTTTGAAACCAGCGCCGGCCCCCTGGTGATGGTGTTGGTGGGCGCCACCATTGTCGGCAGCATGGCCACCGTCTGGCATGGCCTGGTCAACCCGCCACGCACCGGGGTACTGCGCAGCTGGGATTACGGCGCGCAAAACATCACCCTGCAGCAGGGTGAGGAGATGGGGCGCTTCTTACTGGGTTCGACCGTGGTGCTGCTGTTTCCGCAGGGCGGTCTGCAGTTCAACCCCGACTGGGCGCCTACGCACCCGGTGCGCCTGGGCCAAGCCATGGCCCGGCGCAGCTAA